A region of Plantactinospora sp. BC1 DNA encodes the following proteins:
- a CDS encoding beta-ketoacyl synthase N-terminal-like domain-containing protein, with product MSRDGVGVAGRPPGVGAPPGQLDSLSAGFSPVAGPTRNATLEQARPPLPSVGRVAGRMPPAGQVVVTGIGVCAPPVERPAADGAWFDVRTQLGRRGYKYLPAACQYLLVAGRQALDDAGDCLTGAAEQDRGVVIGTNNGAAALHDEQDRTVIAEHASELSPVTAPYGAVNVLTSRLSMEHGFTGISLTLISPLVAGLESVQVGARAFAAGRADLLLVGAMEQAVPAPEAAAPEEGAVVLVLEPPERAAARGATGYGRCAVRTLLLPPHGLAAGAGRERAVAVLREAAHSLGADQVPVHAVLDDSPVSELVAGAVPAAVGPVRDAGPPAAGSLTPMLRLADRLRAADGDSLLVTAAGTGNVAMVRIWRTAGSTQRSAGC from the coding sequence ATGAGCCGGGACGGTGTCGGGGTGGCTGGCCGGCCGCCCGGGGTGGGCGCACCGCCGGGGCAGCTCGACAGTCTCTCGGCCGGGTTCTCTCCGGTCGCCGGGCCGACCCGGAACGCCACGCTCGAGCAGGCGCGGCCTCCGCTGCCGTCGGTCGGCCGGGTGGCCGGCCGGATGCCGCCCGCCGGCCAGGTCGTGGTCACCGGGATCGGCGTATGCGCGCCGCCGGTGGAGCGGCCGGCGGCCGACGGGGCCTGGTTCGACGTACGCACCCAGCTCGGGCGGCGCGGCTACAAGTACCTGCCGGCGGCCTGCCAGTACCTGCTGGTCGCCGGGCGGCAGGCCCTCGACGACGCCGGAGACTGCCTCACCGGTGCCGCCGAGCAGGACCGGGGCGTGGTGATCGGCACCAACAACGGTGCGGCGGCGCTGCACGACGAGCAGGACCGCACCGTGATCGCCGAGCACGCCAGCGAGCTGAGCCCGGTCACCGCCCCGTACGGCGCGGTCAACGTGCTGACCAGCCGGCTGTCGATGGAGCACGGGTTCACCGGGATCAGCCTGACCCTGATCTCGCCGCTCGTCGCCGGTCTGGAGTCGGTGCAGGTCGGGGCGCGGGCCTTCGCGGCCGGCCGCGCCGACCTGCTGCTCGTCGGTGCGATGGAGCAGGCGGTGCCGGCACCCGAGGCGGCGGCACCGGAGGAGGGCGCGGTGGTGCTGGTGCTGGAGCCGCCGGAGCGGGCGGCGGCGCGCGGCGCCACCGGCTACGGCCGGTGCGCGGTCCGCACCCTGCTGCTGCCGCCGCACGGGCTCGCCGCCGGGGCGGGCCGGGAGCGGGCCGTGGCCGTGCTCCGGGAGGCGGCGCACAGCCTCGGCGCCGACCAGGTCCCGGTGCACGCCGTGCTGGACGACTCGCCGGTCAGCGAGCTGGTGGCCGGGGCGGTGCCGGCCGCCGTCGGCCCGGTGCGCGACGCGGGCCCGCCCGCCGCCGGCAGCCTCACCCCGATGCTCCGGCTGGCCGACCGGCTGCGTGCCGCCGACGGGGACAGCCTGCTGGTCACCGCGGCCGGCACCGGAAACGTGGCGATGGTCCGGATCTGGCGTACCGCCGGATCGACACAAAGGAGCGCGGGATGCTGA
- a CDS encoding beta-ketoacyl synthase N-terminal-like domain-containing protein — protein MTALVVGMGAVASIGGSTVEFFDSLCAGYSGLAELRGFDRSRYRAQHAYEIDDRPGPGCDETLRASRWLEQAVAAALADAGLDGDLGDTPVLVGTTLRELRSVELSWRDGVPFDARDLHFGSALRKRFGATDTHTVANACSASLYTLGLGMDLLDLGVADTVVVAGVDTITESTYGLLDRCYAEAPEQVRPFDRDRRGMLQGEGAVAVVLRREADGPGAGHRHARVRGVAVNCDAYHPSAPDAKSIALVTREAHRRAGVEPADVDLLMLHGTGTALNDEAEAQAVREVYSGVSPSPYMTAIKSMTGHTAGASGLHSLVVAVEALRSGVVPPILGLENPIDEVDGFRLVREHAELATLRVAQVDSFGFGGLNAVAIVEKVS, from the coding sequence ATGACCGCGCTGGTGGTCGGGATGGGCGCGGTGGCCAGCATCGGCGGCAGTACCGTCGAGTTCTTCGACTCGCTCTGCGCCGGCTACAGCGGGCTGGCCGAACTGCGCGGCTTCGACCGCTCCCGTTACCGGGCGCAGCACGCGTACGAGATCGACGACCGGCCGGGTCCCGGCTGCGACGAGACCCTGCGGGCCAGCCGGTGGCTGGAGCAGGCGGTCGCTGCCGCGCTGGCCGACGCCGGCCTCGACGGCGACCTCGGCGACACCCCGGTGCTGGTCGGCACCACCCTGCGGGAACTGCGCTCGGTCGAGCTGAGCTGGCGCGACGGGGTGCCGTTCGACGCCCGCGACCTGCACTTCGGCAGCGCGCTGCGGAAGCGGTTCGGAGCCACCGACACGCACACCGTGGCGAACGCCTGCTCGGCCTCGCTCTACACCCTCGGCCTCGGCATGGACCTGCTCGACCTCGGTGTCGCCGACACCGTCGTGGTGGCCGGGGTCGACACCATCACCGAGAGCACCTACGGGCTGCTGGACCGCTGCTACGCGGAGGCGCCCGAGCAGGTGCGGCCGTTCGACCGGGACCGCCGGGGCATGCTCCAGGGCGAGGGCGCGGTCGCCGTGGTGCTGCGCCGGGAGGCCGACGGCCCCGGTGCCGGGCACCGGCACGCCCGGGTCCGGGGCGTGGCGGTGAACTGCGACGCGTACCACCCATCGGCGCCGGACGCCAAGAGCATCGCCCTGGTCACCCGGGAGGCGCACCGGCGGGCCGGGGTGGAGCCGGCCGACGTCGACCTGCTGATGCTGCACGGCACCGGTACGGCTCTGAACGACGAGGCCGAGGCGCAGGCCGTCCGGGAGGTCTACTCCGGGGTGTCGCCCTCGCCGTACATGACCGCCATCAAGTCGATGACCGGGCACACCGCCGGTGCCTCCGGGCTGCACAGCCTGGTGGTGGCGGTCGAGGCGCTGCGCTCCGGCGTGGTGCCGCCGATCCTCGGCCTGGAGAACCCGATCGACGAGGTCGACGGCTTCCGACTGGTACGCGAGCACGCCGAGCTGGCCACCCTGCGGGTCGCCCAGGTGGACTCGTTCGGCTTCGGCGGACTGAACGCCGTCGCGATCGTGGAGAAGGTGTCCTGA
- a CDS encoding SDR family oxidoreductase, whose protein sequence is MLIPLEGTWSLLLGASSGMGRATALALAREGGNVIGVHLDMGERAQAARELEAELRGYGVEAHFFNVNASSRSTREQLLPTIAELTGPRGLHVVMHSLAFGSLLPYLPRAGWDRTLGQRQMEMTVDVMAHSLVYWVQDLMAAKLLHRGAKVYAMTSSGATSVMPSYGAVSAAKCALESHVRQLACELARYGVAVNALCAGVTVTPALERIPEHTQFVAQAGATNPHGRLTQPEDVAEAILLLSRTDSSWITGNTIGVDGAENIAGIPAWSPRHAEAVEPDVTPEPSGAPVAAPVAV, encoded by the coding sequence ATGCTGATTCCCCTGGAAGGCACGTGGAGTCTGCTGCTGGGCGCGTCCAGCGGCATGGGGCGGGCGACCGCGTTGGCGCTGGCCCGGGAGGGCGGCAACGTCATCGGGGTGCACCTGGACATGGGCGAGCGGGCCCAGGCGGCCAGGGAGCTCGAAGCGGAACTGCGCGGGTACGGGGTCGAGGCGCATTTCTTCAACGTCAACGCGTCCAGCCGGTCCACCCGGGAGCAACTGCTGCCCACCATCGCCGAGCTGACCGGGCCGCGCGGGCTGCACGTCGTGATGCACTCGCTGGCGTTCGGCTCGCTGCTGCCGTACCTGCCGCGCGCCGGCTGGGACCGGACGCTGGGCCAGCGGCAGATGGAGATGACCGTCGACGTGATGGCGCACAGCCTCGTCTACTGGGTGCAGGACCTGATGGCGGCGAAGCTGCTGCACCGGGGCGCCAAGGTCTACGCGATGACCAGCTCCGGCGCCACCTCGGTGATGCCGAGCTACGGCGCGGTGTCGGCCGCCAAGTGTGCGCTGGAGTCGCACGTCCGGCAGCTCGCCTGCGAACTCGCCCGGTACGGCGTCGCCGTGAACGCGCTCTGCGCCGGAGTCACTGTCACCCCGGCGCTGGAGCGGATCCCGGAGCACACCCAGTTCGTCGCCCAGGCCGGCGCCACCAACCCGCACGGCCGGCTGACCCAGCCGGAGGACGTGGCCGAGGCGATCCTGCTGCTGTCCCGTACCGACTCGTCCTGGATCACCGGCAACACGATCGGGGTCGACGGGGCCGAGAACATCGCCGGAATTCCGGCCTGGAGTCCCCGGCACGCCGAGGCCGTCGAGCCGGACGTCACGCCCGAGCCGAGCGGGGCGCCGGTCGCGGCGCCGGTCGCGGTCTGA
- a CDS encoding beta-ketoacyl synthase N-terminal-like domain-containing protein, with the protein MAPVDVVVSGVGVAVSGIAGPDDLLRRTPAGADGDDPTRRLDRKGLRYKDRATRLALCAGRDALADAGLLGDPGLTVPGETVGVVVSSNYGNVDTVCDTVSTIAEETYVGLSPMNLPATASNVIASWLAIWFRLRGANLTMCNGATSGLDAVNWGRLLVLAGRVDRVLVVGVEPANAPVRHLVSGGRSKDDDDLRLFDGAAALVLESATAVRDRGVEALAELGPYARKADQPAAVAAIRRTDPRPVDMWFGAGAGGPTGMTEQTSHDLTAYHGHCSGALGVLQCVAGTAWLNGHDRGAVLATADGDGSDAAAALLLTAGGDRR; encoded by the coding sequence ATGGCTCCGGTCGACGTGGTGGTCAGCGGGGTGGGGGTGGCGGTCTCCGGGATCGCCGGCCCCGACGACCTGCTCCGGCGTACCCCGGCCGGTGCCGACGGCGACGACCCGACCCGCCGCCTGGACCGCAAGGGACTGCGCTACAAGGACCGGGCCACCCGGCTCGCCCTCTGCGCCGGCCGGGACGCGCTCGCCGACGCCGGACTGCTCGGCGACCCGGGCCTGACCGTCCCCGGCGAGACCGTCGGCGTGGTGGTCAGCTCCAACTACGGCAACGTCGACACGGTCTGCGACACGGTGTCGACGATCGCCGAGGAGACCTACGTCGGGCTGAGCCCGATGAACCTGCCGGCCACCGCGAGCAACGTGATCGCGTCCTGGCTGGCGATCTGGTTCCGGCTGCGCGGCGCCAACCTGACCATGTGCAACGGGGCGACCTCCGGACTGGACGCGGTCAACTGGGGTCGGCTGCTGGTGCTGGCCGGCCGGGTCGACCGGGTGCTGGTGGTCGGGGTCGAACCGGCGAACGCGCCGGTCCGGCACCTGGTCAGCGGCGGCCGGAGCAAGGACGACGACGACCTCCGGCTCTTCGACGGTGCCGCGGCGCTGGTGCTGGAGTCGGCGACGGCGGTCCGGGACCGGGGCGTCGAGGCGCTCGCCGAACTCGGCCCGTACGCCCGCAAGGCGGACCAGCCGGCGGCGGTGGCCGCGATCCGGCGTACCGACCCGCGTCCGGTGGACATGTGGTTCGGGGCCGGGGCGGGTGGACCGACCGGGATGACCGAGCAGACCAGCCACGACCTGACCGCGTACCACGGGCACTGCTCGGGGGCGCTCGGCGTGCTCCAGTGCGTCGCCGGTACCGCCTGGCTGAACGGGCACGACCGGGGTGCCGTACTCGCCACCGCCGACGGCGACGGTTCGGACGCGGCGGCCGCGCTGCTGCTGACCGCCGGGGGAGACCGGCGATGA
- a CDS encoding beta-ketoacyl synthase, translating into MTGVAITGLGVVTCHGSGTRALWDAMMAAPVTDPGPVPDPYANMDVPAVQGVPDADLPAQSQALARTSRLALTAIDEAIADAGLPLGGPATAGSRIGLALGTCMGDASLHEQWRADGGKPAARFTTEVGVASAVADRLGPLSVVTTISNACAAGGFALGAAADLVRSGEADVVLTVGADAYSRVMLACFNRMGAVDPVRCRPFDLNRRGTSFGEAAGVLVVESAEHARARGATVQAVVEGSGWTCDAYHLTAPEPEGTQIVRAMRAALDSTGADQRIGCVLPHGTGTQLNDVVESRALNEVLGADVPLYSLKALIGHTGGAAAAVAAVAAALILRHRTVPPNVPIAEQDPECRVWLPQGMVTPLGSDRIMVNGYAFGGNNVSLVLAGAGG; encoded by the coding sequence ATGACCGGCGTCGCCATCACCGGCCTCGGTGTCGTCACGTGCCACGGCAGTGGTACGCGCGCCCTCTGGGACGCGATGATGGCGGCACCGGTTACCGACCCGGGTCCCGTGCCGGACCCGTACGCGAACATGGACGTGCCGGCGGTGCAGGGCGTCCCCGACGCCGACCTGCCGGCACAGTCGCAGGCGCTCGCCCGGACGTCCCGGCTGGCGCTGACCGCGATCGACGAGGCCATCGCCGACGCCGGCCTGCCGCTGGGCGGGCCGGCGACGGCGGGGTCCCGGATCGGCCTGGCCCTGGGCACCTGCATGGGTGACGCGAGCCTGCACGAGCAGTGGCGGGCGGACGGCGGCAAGCCGGCCGCCCGGTTCACCACCGAGGTCGGCGTCGCCTCGGCGGTCGCCGACCGGCTCGGGCCGCTGAGCGTCGTGACCACGATCAGCAACGCCTGCGCGGCCGGCGGCTTCGCCCTCGGCGCCGCCGCCGACCTGGTCCGCTCCGGCGAGGCGGACGTGGTGCTGACGGTCGGCGCGGACGCGTACAGCCGGGTGATGCTGGCCTGCTTCAACCGGATGGGCGCGGTGGACCCGGTCCGGTGCCGCCCCTTCGACCTGAACCGCCGGGGTACGTCGTTCGGCGAGGCCGCCGGCGTCCTGGTGGTCGAGTCGGCGGAGCACGCCCGGGCCCGGGGCGCCACCGTGCAGGCCGTGGTGGAGGGCTCCGGCTGGACCTGCGACGCCTACCACCTGACCGCGCCGGAGCCGGAGGGGACCCAGATCGTCCGGGCGATGCGGGCGGCGCTGGACTCCACCGGTGCCGACCAACGGATCGGCTGCGTCCTGCCGCACGGTACCGGTACCCAGCTCAACGACGTGGTGGAGAGCCGGGCCCTCAACGAGGTGCTCGGCGCCGACGTGCCGCTCTACAGCCTCAAGGCGCTGATCGGGCACACCGGCGGGGCGGCGGCCGCGGTCGCGGCGGTGGCGGCGGCGCTGATCCTGCGGCACCGGACCGTGCCGCCGAACGTGCCGATCGCCGAGCAGGACCCGGAGTGCCGGGTCTGGCTACCGCAGGGCATGGTCACCCCGCTCGGGTCCGACCGGATCATGGTCAACGGGTACGCCTTCGGCGGCAACAACGTGTCGCTGGTGCTCGCGGGGGCCGGCGGATGA
- a CDS encoding thioesterase, producing MTRVELRPRYEGSNICTWIGFKHVNYLVEEAVLDHLRQRGFAPGGLYERHGLCVDIVDIDSRITHAFHIDDVATAEVRPLPGDALAFAVEISVNGAPPIKAVTAKVRVELRLDPHGHPVQQVPAELAPYTVSRLGQSPVKVTRPAASGPAPEGDLLAGLTAGRNAYAWKWRIPYFYCHFTERMQMSGYLRQMEEVVDLFLADRNVSIKRLLDEQDWIPVVPHSRITILDEARMEEDLYTVFTVENVFKRLTYTSRMDCYVLRDGILVPTATGKITHGYAVIENRRDWSLVDFDDRLASALEGTPAAPSTRR from the coding sequence GTGACCCGTGTGGAGCTGCGGCCCCGGTACGAGGGGTCCAACATCTGCACCTGGATCGGCTTCAAGCACGTCAACTACCTGGTCGAGGAGGCCGTCCTCGACCACCTGCGGCAGCGCGGCTTCGCGCCCGGCGGGCTCTACGAGCGGCACGGCCTCTGCGTCGACATCGTCGACATCGACAGCCGGATCACCCACGCCTTCCACATCGACGACGTGGCGACCGCCGAGGTCCGGCCGCTGCCCGGCGACGCGCTCGCCTTCGCGGTGGAGATCTCGGTCAACGGCGCACCGCCGATCAAGGCGGTCACCGCCAAGGTCCGGGTGGAGCTGCGCCTCGACCCGCACGGGCACCCGGTGCAGCAGGTGCCGGCCGAGCTTGCCCCGTACACGGTGTCCCGGCTGGGGCAGTCGCCGGTCAAGGTGACCCGGCCGGCCGCCTCCGGTCCGGCGCCCGAGGGCGACCTGCTGGCCGGGCTCACCGCCGGGCGCAACGCGTACGCCTGGAAGTGGCGGATCCCGTACTTCTACTGCCACTTCACCGAGCGGATGCAGATGTCCGGCTACCTGCGGCAGATGGAGGAGGTCGTCGACCTCTTCCTGGCCGACCGGAACGTCTCGATCAAGCGGCTGCTGGACGAGCAGGACTGGATCCCGGTGGTGCCGCACTCCCGGATCACCATCCTGGACGAGGCGCGGATGGAGGAGGACCTCTACACCGTCTTCACCGTCGAGAACGTCTTCAAGCGGCTCACCTACACCTCGCGGATGGACTGCTACGTGCTCCGGGACGGCATCCTGGTGCCGACCGCCACGGGGAAGATCACCCACGGGTACGCGGTGATCGAGAACCGCCGCGACTGGAGCCTGGTGGACTTCGACGACCGTCTCGCCAGCGCGCTGGAAGGCACGCCGGCTGCTCCGAGTACGCGTCGATGA
- a CDS encoding alpha/beta fold hydrolase: MSTSAPPRPDRALPHGTGVPVRCRRPGAGTRPVRTLLLHGLGSSRAIWDRFESRAPAWLELWDAELPWASAGDTGWSHRADATGAAAQALAAVPGGADLVVAHSFAANTLLELLGRAGRVGGPAEPETIRPAMAMAPTVAGAMPLPRAVVLVSPFYRPAADDFDWAAIDFYLNHFHRILEEGIRVSAPAGLPAEVRVAMGERVRERIGPYGWMRFFDAYLRTPFLPVADLALPLLVISGDGDFAARPGDGRALADAAPAGRYALLADCGHFAMAEHPDRFAALVADFAHPLSPPDTSPEPILDTHLERT; encoded by the coding sequence ATGAGCACCTCCGCGCCGCCGAGACCGGACCGCGCCCTGCCGCACGGGACCGGGGTACCGGTCCGGTGCCGGCGGCCCGGTGCCGGCACCCGACCGGTGCGCACCCTGCTGCTGCACGGCCTCGGCAGCAGCCGGGCCATCTGGGACCGTTTCGAGTCGCGGGCACCCGCCTGGCTGGAGCTGTGGGACGCCGAGCTGCCCTGGGCGAGCGCCGGCGACACCGGCTGGAGCCACCGGGCCGACGCCACCGGCGCGGCGGCGCAGGCGCTGGCCGCGGTCCCCGGCGGCGCGGACCTGGTGGTCGCGCACTCGTTCGCCGCGAACACCCTGCTGGAGCTGCTCGGCCGGGCCGGCCGGGTCGGCGGGCCGGCGGAGCCGGAGACCATCCGGCCGGCGATGGCGATGGCTCCGACGGTTGCGGGCGCGATGCCGCTGCCCCGGGCGGTGGTGCTGGTCTCGCCCTTCTACCGACCGGCCGCCGACGACTTCGACTGGGCGGCGATCGACTTCTATCTCAACCACTTCCACCGGATCCTCGAAGAGGGGATCCGGGTCAGCGCCCCGGCCGGGCTGCCCGCCGAGGTACGCGTCGCGATGGGCGAGCGGGTCCGGGAGCGGATCGGCCCGTACGGCTGGATGCGCTTCTTCGACGCCTACCTGCGTACCCCGTTCCTGCCCGTCGCCGACCTGGCGCTGCCGCTGCTGGTGATCTCCGGCGACGGCGACTTCGCCGCCCGGCCCGGCGACGGGCGGGCGCTCGCCGACGCCGCACCCGCCGGCCGGTACGCCCTGCTCGCCGACTGCGGCCACTTCGCGATGGCCGAGCACCCCGACCGGTTCGCCGCCCTGGTGGCGGACTTCGCCCACCCGCTGTCGCCCCCCGACACAAGCCCGGAACCGATCCTCGACACACACCTGGAGCGCACGTGA
- the accD gene encoding acetyl-CoA carboxylase, carboxyltransferase subunit beta has translation MGASTLDLINGLPDGVWQPCPRCAALLHRDRLARALHTCPECGHHLPLRADDRIALLVDPDSFVEHDAELAAADPLEFTDRMPYPQRLARARARTGRADGAVLGMATIGGHRVALVVLDFAFLGGSMGSVVGEKVARAAETALDHGVPLVAVSASGGARMQEGVLSLLQMAKTAAAIRLLRDAGVPYVSVLTDPVYGGVAASFASLGDVIIAEEGTRAGFAGPRVIEQTIRQPLPAGFQTARFLHEHGHVDLVVRRQELRGVLARLVGFCAAAAGTSAGNPVAAAARRPSRAPGHDDRPERSVDAWTAVGRARAADRPTVRQHIERIFGDFVELHGDRWERDDSAIVGGLARLDGSPVVVVGHAKGRDTRENVANNFGMPHPAGYRKVMRLFELAQRWGVPVVTLVDTPGAYPGLAAEEGNQSAAIAETLALAAGLRTPVVAVITGEGGSGGALALAVADRLLIQENGVFSVISPEGCAAILFGDAGQAPVAARALRLRAEDLGRLGVVDEILPEPPGDPERAAGLVAEAVGRLLRQLAGVPVEELLAARYRRLRGYGVLAPDGTATGSPVAEPWKEGAHV, from the coding sequence GTGGGAGCCTCCACACTGGACCTGATCAACGGGCTTCCGGACGGCGTGTGGCAGCCGTGTCCGCGCTGCGCGGCGCTGCTGCACCGGGACCGGCTCGCCCGGGCCCTGCACACCTGCCCGGAGTGCGGTCACCACCTGCCGCTGCGTGCCGACGACCGGATCGCGCTGCTGGTCGACCCGGACAGCTTCGTCGAGCACGACGCCGAACTCGCCGCCGCCGACCCGCTGGAGTTCACCGACCGGATGCCGTACCCGCAGCGGCTGGCCCGGGCCCGGGCCAGGACCGGCCGGGCCGACGGCGCCGTGCTGGGGATGGCGACCATCGGCGGGCACCGGGTCGCGCTGGTGGTGCTCGACTTCGCCTTCCTCGGCGGCAGCATGGGCTCGGTCGTCGGCGAGAAGGTCGCCCGGGCCGCCGAGACGGCGCTGGACCACGGGGTACCGCTGGTCGCGGTCAGCGCCTCCGGTGGGGCCCGGATGCAGGAGGGCGTGCTCTCGCTGTTGCAGATGGCCAAGACCGCCGCCGCGATCCGGCTGCTCCGGGACGCCGGGGTGCCCTACGTCAGCGTGCTCACCGACCCGGTGTACGGCGGGGTGGCCGCCTCCTTCGCCAGCCTCGGCGACGTGATCATCGCCGAGGAGGGGACCCGGGCCGGTTTCGCCGGACCCCGGGTGATCGAGCAGACGATCCGGCAGCCGCTGCCGGCGGGCTTCCAGACCGCACGCTTCCTGCACGAGCACGGCCACGTCGACCTGGTGGTACGCCGTCAGGAGCTGCGGGGCGTACTGGCCCGGCTGGTCGGCTTCTGCGCGGCGGCGGCCGGCACCTCGGCCGGGAACCCGGTGGCGGCCGCCGCTCGCCGGCCGTCCCGTGCCCCGGGCCACGACGACCGGCCCGAGCGTTCGGTGGACGCCTGGACGGCGGTGGGCCGGGCCCGGGCCGCCGACCGGCCGACGGTGCGGCAGCACATCGAGCGGATCTTCGGCGACTTCGTCGAGCTGCACGGCGACCGCTGGGAACGCGACGACTCCGCGATCGTCGGCGGGCTGGCCCGGCTGGACGGCAGCCCGGTGGTGGTGGTCGGGCACGCCAAGGGGCGGGACACCAGGGAGAACGTGGCGAACAACTTCGGCATGCCGCACCCGGCGGGCTATCGCAAGGTGATGCGGCTCTTCGAGCTGGCGCAGCGCTGGGGCGTACCGGTGGTGACCCTGGTGGACACCCCGGGGGCGTACCCCGGACTCGCCGCCGAGGAGGGCAACCAGAGCGCCGCGATCGCCGAGACGCTGGCGCTGGCGGCGGGGCTGCGTACCCCGGTGGTCGCGGTGATCACCGGCGAGGGTGGCAGTGGCGGCGCCCTGGCGCTGGCGGTCGCGGACCGGCTGCTGATCCAGGAGAACGGCGTCTTCTCGGTGATCAGCCCGGAGGGCTGCGCCGCGATCCTCTTCGGCGACGCCGGGCAGGCCCCGGTGGCCGCCCGGGCGCTGCGGCTGCGCGCCGAGGACCTCGGCCGGCTCGGTGTGGTCGACGAGATCCTGCCGGAGCCGCCCGGCGACCCGGAGCGGGCCGCCGGACTCGTCGCCGAGGCGGTCGGCCGGCTGCTGCGCCAGCTCGCCGGGGTCCCGGTCGAGGAACTGCTGGCCGCCCGCTACCGCCGGCTGCGCGGCTACGGCGTGCTGGCCCCGGACGGCACCGCCACCGGCAGCCCGGTGGCGGAACCCTGGAAGGAAGGCGCGCATGTCTGA
- a CDS encoding beta-ketoacyl synthase N-terminal-like domain-containing protein, producing MTVTTIAADELVLSGWSAASAFGLGAERFTAGLRAGAAAVTSLDREVWPGPYERAGLMPGFDVAEVLGKKGTRSMDRATGIAVATVGMLLDRYGRERLGEPERLGLVLGTNSGSVQSIMDFTRESLTGAKPFHVDPARFPNTVMNRAAGQSAIWYGLKGPNTTIAGGSLTGLLALNYAVRLHRCGHSEPVLCGAVEEYSVARGWLEWHARSRNGAAPADGATALGEGCAIFLLESYSSAVRQQRQPLAAVRGSRFLAFADPSAVRTVLARAVAEALAGAGLSPADVTVLAASDSGDEFGAQEEAALADVLGAARPTRVHCRALLGDTSAASSAFQLAGALAELTDRPDGIALVTGVDRDGQVGATLLGAVG from the coding sequence ATGACCGTCACCACCATCGCCGCGGACGAACTGGTGCTCTCCGGCTGGTCGGCCGCGTCGGCATTCGGGCTCGGCGCCGAGCGGTTCACCGCCGGCCTGCGGGCCGGGGCCGCCGCGGTGACCTCGCTGGACCGGGAGGTCTGGCCCGGACCGTACGAGCGGGCCGGGCTGATGCCCGGCTTCGACGTCGCCGAGGTGCTCGGCAAGAAGGGCACCCGGTCGATGGACCGGGCCACCGGGATCGCCGTGGCCACCGTCGGGATGCTGCTCGACCGGTACGGCCGGGAGCGGCTCGGCGAGCCCGAACGGCTCGGCCTGGTGCTGGGCACCAACTCCGGCAGCGTGCAGAGCATCATGGACTTCACCCGGGAGTCGCTGACCGGGGCGAAGCCGTTCCACGTCGACCCGGCGCGCTTCCCGAACACGGTGATGAACCGTGCCGCCGGGCAGAGCGCGATCTGGTACGGGCTGAAGGGCCCGAACACCACCATCGCGGGCGGCTCGCTGACCGGCCTGCTGGCGCTGAACTACGCGGTACGGCTGCACCGGTGCGGCCACTCCGAGCCGGTGCTCTGCGGCGCGGTCGAGGAGTACTCGGTGGCGCGCGGCTGGCTGGAGTGGCACGCCCGGTCCCGAAACGGCGCCGCCCCGGCCGACGGTGCGACGGCGCTCGGCGAGGGGTGCGCGATCTTCCTGCTGGAGTCGTACTCCAGTGCGGTCCGGCAGCAGCGCCAGCCGCTGGCGGCGGTCCGGGGCTCCCGGTTCCTCGCCTTCGCCGACCCGTCGGCGGTGCGTACCGTGCTGGCCCGGGCCGTCGCGGAGGCGCTGGCCGGAGCCGGCCTGAGCCCGGCGGACGTGACGGTGCTGGCCGCCTCGGACAGCGGTGACGAGTTCGGCGCGCAGGAGGAGGCCGCGCTGGCCGACGTGCTCGGTGCGGCCCGGCCGACCCGGGTGCACTGCCGGGCGCTGCTCGGCGACACCTCGGCGGCCTCGTCGGCGTTCCAGCTCGCCGGTGCGCTCGCCGAACTCACCGACCGTCCCGACGGCATCGCGCTGGTCACCGGGGTGGACCGGGACGGCCAGGTCGGGGCCACCCTGCTCGGCGCGGTGGGCTGA